A window from Urocitellus parryii isolate mUroPar1 chromosome 1, mUroPar1.hap1, whole genome shotgun sequence encodes these proteins:
- the Riok2 gene encoding serine/threonine-protein kinase RIO2 — protein MGKVNVAKLRYMSRDDFRVLTAVEMGMKNHEIVPCSLIASIASLKHGGCNKVLRELVKHKLIAWERTKTVQGYRLTNAGYDYLALKTLSSRQVVESVGNQMGVGKESDIYIVANEEGQQFALKLHRLGRTSFRNLKNKRDYHKHRHNVSWLYLSRLSAMKEFAYMKALYERKFPVPKPIDYNRHAVVMELINGYPLCQIHHVEDPASVYDEAMELIVKLANHGLIHGDFNEFNLILDKDDHITMIDFPQMVSTSHPNAEWYFDRDVKCIRDFFMKRFGYESELYPAFSDIRREDSLDVEVSASGYTKEMQADDELLHPVGPDDENTETGEGSDFSFSDEEVSEKAEDCRSEIEREQNFEDESGGYCCSLSGESEQTKKDSLSEESAEAHTLEMTEFSQALEEINGWECEHKSETEFSEEKNQNDIKQDGQTGQEEIPAGSEEYEDECPHLIALSSLNKDFMPFRDEENMTNINQKRTRTLSVTSAGSIVSCSTIPPELVKQKVKRQLTKQQKSAVRRRLQKGEANIFTKQRRENMQNIKSSLEAAGFWGE, from the exons ATGGGGAAGGTGAATGTGGCTAAGTTGCGTTACATGAGCCGGGATGACTTCAGGGTCTTGACCGCG GTTGAAATGGGTATGAAGAACCATGAAATAGTTCCCTGCAGTTTGATTGCTTCTATAGCCAGCCTGAAACATGGTGGCTGTAATAAAGTTTTAAGAGAATTAGTGAAACATAAACTCATAGCTTGGGAGCGTACCAAAA CTGTCCAGGGCTATCGATTGACAAATGCAGGCTATGATTATCTAGCTTTGAAAACACTTTCCTCCAGACAGGTAGTTGAGTCTGTTGGAAACCAGATGGGTGTTGGCAAAGAATCAG ATATTTACATTGTTGCAAATGAAGAAGGACAGCAGTTTGCATTAAAGCTTCACAGACTAGGAAGAACCTCTTTTCGAAATCTGAAAAACAAGCGGGATTACCATAAACACAGGCATAATGTTTCTTGGCTGTATTTATCTCGTCTCTCTGCCATGAAAGAATTTGCCTACATGAAG GCATTATATGAGAGGAAATTTCCAGTTCCAAAACCAATTGATTATAATCGCCATGCAGTGGTCATGGAACTCATAAATGGTTATCCTCT ATGTCAGATACACCATGTTGAAGATCCTGCATCAGTATATGATGAAGCTATGGAATTAATTGTGAAACTTGCAAATCATGGGCTGATTCATGGAGATTTCAATGAATTCAATCTCATATTGGATAAAGATGACCATATTACCATGATTGATTTTCCACAAATGGTATCAACTTCTCATCCCAATGCTGAATG GTATTTCGACAGAGATGTTAAATGCATTAGAGATTTCTTCATGAAACGTTTTGGCTATGAAAGTGAACTTTACCCTGCCTTTAGTGATATCAG GAGAGAGGATTCTCTTGATGTTGAGGTTTCTGCCAGTGGTTACACAAAGGAAATGCAGGCAGATGATGAACTGCTACATCCAGTAGGTCCAGATGATGAAAATACTGAAACTGGGGAGGGATctgatttctcattttctgatgaAGAAGTATCAGAAAAAGCAGAGGATTGTAGGTCAGAAATTGAAAGGGAACAGAACTTTGAAGATGAATCAGGTGGCTACTGTTGCAGCTTATCTGGAGAatctgaacaaacaaaaaaagacagtttGTCAGAGGAGAGTGCTGAGGCACACACACTTGAAATGACTGAATTCAGTCAAGCTTTGGAAGAAATAAATGGATGGGAATGTGAACACAAGTCAGAAACTGAATTTTCTGAGGAGAAGAACCAAAATGATATCAAGCAAGATGGTCAGACAGGTCAAGAAGAAATTCCTGCTGGCTCTGAAGAGTATGAAGATGAATGCCCTCATCTGATTGCTTTGTCATCATTAAACAAAGATTTCATGCCTTTcag agatgaagaaaatatgacaaatattaaTCAGAAAAGAACAAGAACTCTGAGTGTTACTTCTGCAGGCAGTATTGTTAGCTGTTCAACAATTCCTCCG
- the LOC144253681 gene encoding stAR-related lipid transfer protein 4, giving the protein MEGLPDVASFSSQLKNTLIQYHNIEDDKWRVAKKTKDVTVWRKPSEEFNGYLYKAQGVIDDIVNSVIDHIRPGPCRLDWDRLMTSLDILEHFEENCCVMRYTTAGQLWNIISPREFVDFSYTVGYKDGLLSCGISLDWSEKRPEFVRGYNHPCGWFCVPLKDNPNQSLLTGYIQTDLCGMIPQSAVDTAMASTLTNFYSDLRKALQKA; this is encoded by the coding sequence atggaaGGCCTGCCTGATGTTGCTTCTTTTTCAAGTCAACTCAAAAACACTCTTATCCAGTACCATAATATTGAAGATGACAAATGGCGAGTTGCAAAAAAAACGAAAGATGTAACAGTTTGGAGAAAACCTTCAGAAGAATTTAATGGGTATCTCTATAAAGCTCAAGGTGTTATAGATGACATTGTCAATAGTGTAATAGACCATATACGCCCAGGGCCCTGTCGCTTGGATTGGGACCGTTTAATGACTTCATTGGATATTTTGGAGCACTTTGAAGAGAATTGTTGTGTGATGCGTTACACTACTGCTGGTCAGCTTTGGAATATAATTTCCCCAAGAGAGTTTGTTGATTTCTCTTACACTGTGGGCTATAAAGACGGACTTTTATCCTGTGGAATAAGTCTTGATTGGAGTGAAAAGAGACCTGAATTTGTTCGTGGATATAATCATCCCTGTGGTTGGTTTTGTGTTCCACTCAAAGACAATCCAAACCAAAGTCTTTTGACAGGCTATATTCAGACAGATCTATGTGGAATGATTCCTCAGTCTGCGGTGGATACTGCCATGGCAAGCACTTTAACCAACTTCTACAGTGATTTACGGAAAGCCTTACAAAAGGCATAA